One region of Arvicola amphibius chromosome 3, mArvAmp1.2, whole genome shotgun sequence genomic DNA includes:
- the LOC119809419 gene encoding RNA polymerase-associated protein LEO1-like: MDLFGDIDDISSESDEDQRMPVPRQPAVVSDLIFFQTCVCHTQSTAGTLGLSRNQHMDLRIPEMRVKVEIPSITSDLGNELYFVKLPRFLRIEPKPFDPQHYEDECEDEKVLYEDDKNNLKLKVENTIRWRIRRDEEGYKIKESNARIVKWSDGSMSLHLGNEVFDVYKAPLQDNHNQLFIREDTGLRGQAIFKSRLIFRPHCTDGATYKKLTLSFKNPSSKTQIRILPMAGCDPEWPRTEIQRKERRRLSSRRNLHPKRQDQLHSSPTIQQPDGEDEEEEGEEDTTSRLETTENHYQEAVHKEQALSSLDGDDEGSEDDKARTVLKAKTLTSDRGKTLTSDRDGQLLTTMYGSPGKHMACRLQTGWLPQASSLISLASRLSPRESLQTASSFLLVLTW; the protein is encoded by the exons ATGGATCTGTTTGGAGATATAGATGACATTTCTTCAGAGAGCGATGAAGACCAGCGGATGCCTGTTCCAAGACAGCCTGCG GTGGTATCtgacttaattttctttcaaacctgtGTCtgccacacacagagcacagctgGAACACT TGGACTGTCTCGGAACCAGCATATGGACCTGCGTATTCCCGAAATGAGAGTAAAAGTTGAAATTCCCAGCATCACCTCTGACTTAGGGAATGAACTGTATTTTGTTAAGCTCCCCAGATTTCTCAGGATAGAACCCAA ACCTTTTGATCCTCAGCATTATGAAGATGAATGTGAAGATGAGAAAGTGCTTTATGAGGAcgataaaaacaacttaaaattgaAG GTGGAAAATACTATTCGCTGGAGGATACGCCGGGATGAAGAAGgctataaaattaaagaaagcaaCGCCCGGATCGTCAAGTGGTCAGATGGAAG CATGTCCCTGCATTTAGGCAATGAAGTGTTCGATGTCTACAAAGCCCCACTGCAGGACAACCACAACCAGCTGTTTATACGGGAAGACACTGGTCTCCGGGGACAAGCCATCTTTAAATCCAGACTTATCTTTAG ACCTCACTGTACAGACGGTGCCACATATAAAAAGCTGACTCTTTCATTTAAGAACCCAAGTTCCAAGACACAGATTAGAATCTTGCCGATGGCTGGTTGTGACCCTGAGTGGCCACGCACAGAGATTCAG agaAAAGAACGCCGAAGGCTGTCTAGTCGACGGAACTTGCATCCGAAGAGGCAGGATCAGCTGCATTCAAGCCCCACCATCCAGCAGCCTGACGGTGAGgacgaggaagaggagggagaagaggacacGACATCCAGACTAGAGACCACTGAAAACCATTACCAGGAGGCAGTCCACA AGGAACAAGCCCTGTCTTCCTTGGATGGTGACGATGAAGGATCTGAAGATGACAAGGCCAGAACAGTTCTTAAAGCCAAGACACTCACGAGTGACAGGGGTAAGACACTCACAAGTGACAGGG ATGGCCAGCTGCTGACCACTATGTACGGCTCTCCAGGGAAACACATGGCGTGCAGGCTACAGACTGGTTGGCTCCCACAGGCTTCATCCCTCATATCCCTAGCATCAAGGCTCAGTCCTCGTGAGAGCCTGCAGACAGCTAGCTCCTTCCTGCTGGTCCTCACATGGTAG